The following proteins are co-located in the Hevea brasiliensis isolate MT/VB/25A 57/8 chromosome 11, ASM3005281v1, whole genome shotgun sequence genome:
- the LOC110643197 gene encoding uncharacterized protein LOC110643197 translates to MMLCRRLLSLSLLLTFLFFSSSTFLPFSHGASHIYSFHALPPAGKENEAKLDLEFSWGTRRSVVEAPLSEPVESSTLVLAPRRTYRKDPLDGFKRYTGGWNISNRHYWASVGFTAVPLFAIAAVWFMGFGLCLLLFCLCYFCCGKKSYGYSPIAYALSLIFLIVFSIGAIIGCVILYTGQGKFHRSSTETLEYVVNQADTTVQKLKDVSNFLASAKLTAVDKVYLPSNVQTDIDQIETRINSSTSILADRTVENSGDIRDLLDSVRLALIVVAGIMLLLTFLGFLFSIFGIQLLVYILVIVGWILVAGTFILCGTFLLLHNVAGDTCVAMNHWVQNPTAHTALDDILPCVDSATAQETLLRSKEITLQYVDLINSVITNVSNINFSPNFPSMYFNQSGPLVPILCNPFYHDFTDRPCSPGEVDLNNATHAWQSYVCQVSSTGICITTGRLTPAIYDQMTAAVNLCNGLENYGPFLIELEDCTFVRETFSEIYKNHCPRLQRYTRWIYVGLVMVSTAVMLSIIFWVIYGRERRQRLYTKQLQAESTQGVEEDKQSQS, encoded by the exons GATTTGGAGTTCTCGTGGGGGACTAGGAGGTCTGTTGTGGAGGCACCTCTTAGTGAACCCGTTGAGAGCTCAACACTTGTGCTAGCTCCAAGGAGGACTTACAGAAAAGACCCTTTAGATGGGTTCAAAAGGTACACTGGAGGATGGAATATCAGTAACCGCCATTACTGGGCT TCTGTAGGATTTACTGCAGTTCCCCTGTTTGCTATAGCTGCAGTCTGGTTCATGGGCTTTGGGTTGTGCTTGCTTCTTTTCTGCCTCTGTTATTTCTGCTGTGGAAAGAAGTCTTATGGCTACTCTCCAATAGCTTATGCTCTTTCTCTTATTTTCCTCATCGTCTTCAGCATTGGTGCTAT CATTGGGTGTGTGATTCTATATACTGGTCAGGGAAAATTTCACAGAAGCTCAACTGAAACTTTGGAGTATGTTGTGAATCAGGCAGATACTACTGTTCAGAAATTAAAGGATGTGTCAAACTTTCTTGCTTCAGCCAAGCTAACTGCAGTTGATAAAGTTTATCTACCTTCCAATGTCCAAACTGATATTGATCAGATCGAAACCAGAATTAATTCTTCCACTAGCATCCTTGCTGATCGAACAGTAGAGAATTCGGGTGACATACGTGATCTCTTGGATTCTGT GAGACTGGCACTCATTGTTGTTGCTGGTATTATGCTTCTCTTGACATTCCTTGGATTCT TATTTTCAATTTTCGGCATCCAATTGCTAGTGTACAT CTTGGTTATTGTTGGATGGATACTTGTTGCTGGAACATTTATATTATGTGGTACATTCCTTCTTCTCCACAA TGTGGCTGGAGACACTTGTGTTGCAATGAATCACTGGGTACAAAATCCCACTGCTCATACAGCTTTAGATGATATATTGCCCTGTGTGGACAGTGCAACTGCACAAGAGACCTTATTACGAAGCAAAGAAATCACTCTTCAATACGTTGATTTGATTAACTCAGTTATCACCAATGTTTCTAATATTAATTTCTCCCCCAACTTTCCATCAATGTACTTTAATCAATCTGGTCCATTGGTGCCGATACTCTGCAACCCATTTTACCATGACTTCACAGATCGACCTTGCAGCCCTGGTGAAGTGGATCTGAACAATGCAACACAT GCATGGCAGAGCTATGTATGTCAGGTTTCATCAACTGGTATATGCATCACAACAGGACGTTTGACCCCGGCCATATATGACCAAATGACGGCTGCAGTGAATTTATGCAATGGACTGGAAAATTATGGGCCTTTCTTGATTGAGCTAGAAGACTGCACATTTGTAAGGGAAACTTTCAGCGAAATATATAAGAACCACTGTCCCAGGCTGCAGCGATACACCAGGTGGATCTACGTTGGACTGGTGATGGTCTCTACTGCAGTTATGCTGTCTATTATCTTCTGGGTTATATATGGGAGAGAAAGGCGTCAGCGTCTATACACAAAGCAACTCCAAGCTGAATCAACCCAAGGAGTGGAAGAGGACAAGCAGTCCCAATCCTAA